From one Ictalurus punctatus breed USDA103 chromosome 20, Coco_2.0, whole genome shotgun sequence genomic stretch:
- the fbxl7 gene encoding F-box/LRR-repeat protein 7 isoform X2: MRTLSTPSPALILPRSSPALFNGSSLSFAPETVGLTYPQRGMCQSKEQHQGAPIDMLPDHAFLQIFAHLPTNQLCRCARVCRRWYNLAWDPRLWRTVRLTGDVAHVDRALRVLTRRLCQDTPNVCLTVEMVVLNGCRRLTDRGLYTVAQCCPELRRLDLAGCYNVSNEAVFEVVSRCPNLEHLDVSGCSKVTCISLTREASIKLSPLHGQQISIRYLDMSDCFALEDEGLHIIAAHCTQLTHLYLRRCVRLTDEGLRFLVIYCPAVRELSVSDCRFISDFGLREIAKLDVHLRYLSIAHCGRITDVGVRYIAKYCSRLRYLNARGCEGLTDHGIEHLAKSCPKLKSLDIGKCPLVSDAGLEVLALNCFNLKRLSLKACESITGRGLQVVAANCFDLQLLNVQDCDVSLDALRFVKRHCKRCVIEHTNPAFF, encoded by the exons ATGCGCACTCTGAGTACACCCAGTCCTGCTCTCATCCTTCCTCGCTCTTCACCTGCCCTCTTCAATGGCTCCTCATTGTCCTTCGCTCCTGAGACTGTTGGTCTCACTTACCCTCAGCGTGGAATGTGCCAGTCCAAAGAGCAACATCAGGGGGCACCCATCGACATGCTGCCTGACCACGCCTTTCTGCAGATCTTCGCCCATCTGCCCACCAACCAGCTGTGTCGTTGTGCCCGGGTATGCCGCCGATGGTATAACCTGGCATGGGACCCACGGCTCTGGAGGACAGTGCGTCTGACGGGTGATGTGGCACATGTGGACCGGGCGTTGCGGGTGCTTACGCGCCGTCTATGTCAGGACACACCCAACGTATGTTTAACCGTGGAGATGGTGGTGTTGAATGGCTGTCGCAGACTTACCGACCGCGGCCTTTACACGGTGGCGCAGTGCTGTCCCGAGCTGCGGCGCCTCGATCTGGCTGGCTGCTACAACGTGTCCAATGAGGCTGTGTTCGAGGTCGTCTCACGATGCCCTAACCTGGAGCACCTGGATGTCTCAG GATGCTCGAAGGTGACGTGCATCAGTCTGACGCGGGAAGCGTCCATCAAACTCTCTCCTCTGCACGGCCAGCAGATCTCCATCCGCTACCTGGACATGAGCGATTGCTTTGCGCTGGAGGACGAGGGTCTGCACATCATCGCGGCTCACTGCACGCAGCTCACGCACCTGTACCTTCGCCGCTGCGTACGCCTGACCGACGAGGGTCTGCGCTTCCTCGTCATCTACTGCCCGGCGGTGCGCGAGCTCAGCGTTAGCGACTGCCGCTTCATCAGCGACTTCGGGCTGCGCGAGATCGCCAAGCTGGACGTTCACCTGCGCTACCTGAGCATAGCGCACTGCGGCCGCATCACCGACGTAGGCGTGCGCTACATCGCTAAGTACTGCTCCAGGCTACGTTATCTGAATGCCCGAGGCTGCGAAGGCCTTACGGACCACGGCATCGAGCACCTGGCTAAGAGCTGTCCCAAGCTCAAGAGCCTGGACATCGGCAAGTGCCCGCTGGTGTCGGACGCCGGGCTGGAGGTACTCGCGCTCAACTGCTTCAATCTGAAGCGCCTGAGCCTGAAGGCGTGCGAGAGCATCACGGGCCGTGGACTGCAGGTAGTGGCGGCCAACTGTTTCGACCTGCAGCTGCTTAACGTGCAGGACTGCGACGTGTCACTCGACGCGCTGCGCTTCGTCAAGCGCCACTGCAAGCGCTGCGTCATCGAACACACCAACCCCGCCTTCTTCTGA
- the fbxl7 gene encoding F-box/LRR-repeat protein 7 isoform X1 — protein MGASQGKQSGSEGKGSSSISSDLSSSTDQTSTKAQKNVATSEDSDVSMRTLSTPSPALILPRSSPALFNGSSLSFAPETVGLTYPQRGMCQSKEQHQGAPIDMLPDHAFLQIFAHLPTNQLCRCARVCRRWYNLAWDPRLWRTVRLTGDVAHVDRALRVLTRRLCQDTPNVCLTVEMVVLNGCRRLTDRGLYTVAQCCPELRRLDLAGCYNVSNEAVFEVVSRCPNLEHLDVSGCSKVTCISLTREASIKLSPLHGQQISIRYLDMSDCFALEDEGLHIIAAHCTQLTHLYLRRCVRLTDEGLRFLVIYCPAVRELSVSDCRFISDFGLREIAKLDVHLRYLSIAHCGRITDVGVRYIAKYCSRLRYLNARGCEGLTDHGIEHLAKSCPKLKSLDIGKCPLVSDAGLEVLALNCFNLKRLSLKACESITGRGLQVVAANCFDLQLLNVQDCDVSLDALRFVKRHCKRCVIEHTNPAFF, from the exons ACTCGGACGTGAGCATGCGCACTCTGAGTACACCCAGTCCTGCTCTCATCCTTCCTCGCTCTTCACCTGCCCTCTTCAATGGCTCCTCATTGTCCTTCGCTCCTGAGACTGTTGGTCTCACTTACCCTCAGCGTGGAATGTGCCAGTCCAAAGAGCAACATCAGGGGGCACCCATCGACATGCTGCCTGACCACGCCTTTCTGCAGATCTTCGCCCATCTGCCCACCAACCAGCTGTGTCGTTGTGCCCGGGTATGCCGCCGATGGTATAACCTGGCATGGGACCCACGGCTCTGGAGGACAGTGCGTCTGACGGGTGATGTGGCACATGTGGACCGGGCGTTGCGGGTGCTTACGCGCCGTCTATGTCAGGACACACCCAACGTATGTTTAACCGTGGAGATGGTGGTGTTGAATGGCTGTCGCAGACTTACCGACCGCGGCCTTTACACGGTGGCGCAGTGCTGTCCCGAGCTGCGGCGCCTCGATCTGGCTGGCTGCTACAACGTGTCCAATGAGGCTGTGTTCGAGGTCGTCTCACGATGCCCTAACCTGGAGCACCTGGATGTCTCAG GATGCTCGAAGGTGACGTGCATCAGTCTGACGCGGGAAGCGTCCATCAAACTCTCTCCTCTGCACGGCCAGCAGATCTCCATCCGCTACCTGGACATGAGCGATTGCTTTGCGCTGGAGGACGAGGGTCTGCACATCATCGCGGCTCACTGCACGCAGCTCACGCACCTGTACCTTCGCCGCTGCGTACGCCTGACCGACGAGGGTCTGCGCTTCCTCGTCATCTACTGCCCGGCGGTGCGCGAGCTCAGCGTTAGCGACTGCCGCTTCATCAGCGACTTCGGGCTGCGCGAGATCGCCAAGCTGGACGTTCACCTGCGCTACCTGAGCATAGCGCACTGCGGCCGCATCACCGACGTAGGCGTGCGCTACATCGCTAAGTACTGCTCCAGGCTACGTTATCTGAATGCCCGAGGCTGCGAAGGCCTTACGGACCACGGCATCGAGCACCTGGCTAAGAGCTGTCCCAAGCTCAAGAGCCTGGACATCGGCAAGTGCCCGCTGGTGTCGGACGCCGGGCTGGAGGTACTCGCGCTCAACTGCTTCAATCTGAAGCGCCTGAGCCTGAAGGCGTGCGAGAGCATCACGGGCCGTGGACTGCAGGTAGTGGCGGCCAACTGTTTCGACCTGCAGCTGCTTAACGTGCAGGACTGCGACGTGTCACTCGACGCGCTGCGCTTCGTCAAGCGCCACTGCAAGCGCTGCGTCATCGAACACACCAACCCCGCCTTCTTCTGA